GCCTTGGCTTCGGGCTTGACCGCAGGCGCCGCTGCGGGCTTGGCCTCAGGATGCGCCTCCGTCCGGGAAGAAGCGGACTTCGCCTGGTCGGCCTGATGCCCTTCTGCCAACAGTTTGGCCATGCTGCCCGGTTTGGCTGCCGCTTCCGGCCTGCCGCCCTCTTCGCGATCGACGGCATCGCGCATGGCCCAGGATGCCGGATAACGCAACTCCGCCCCCGCCAGCAATCGGTTGGCATCTCCCCGGATGAACGCATCCGGATTGTCCCGCAGCAGCCTGCCCGCCACGTCCTCGCCGCGCGCATGCCCGCGCACGCGCATGGCGATGGCCGACAAGGTATCGCCCTTGTTCACGTGGTAAACCTTGCCGTCGAGCGCATGCTCCGCGGCCTGCCGGGGCGCGCTCTTCGGCTCCGGCTTTGCCGCCGCCCGGGCCTGCTCCGACCCTTGGGCCGCAGCGCCGTCCAGCGCCAGACTATAGGTTTTCTGCGCGCGGACGTTTCCTGCGACCACTTCCACCCTGAATGACAACCTGGCCTGGGTAATGGGCTGAGACGACGACAGCAACAGCATTCTCCGCCCGTCGGTCGAGCGATCCAACTGGTGCGTGATGGACGCGACCAGCGACAGCTGCTCCTTCATCGCCGCGCCTTGCGAAGGGTCCGGCAGGATGGAAACGCGCAACTGCTCTGATTTGTCGAAAGCGCCGCCCAGCAACGGCAACTCCGCGGCCAAGCGCTCGCCCAGCCTGGAGCTGACGCGGATGTCGCCCAGCCCCGCGCCGTCAAGCCTGGTCCCCTGATCCGGCGTCGCCGCATGGCGTTTGCCGTCATCGCCGCCCGCTGGCGGCGGATCCTTGCGGCGCGGGCCGTCCCGCTTGTAATCGACCTCGAACTCCCGCACCAGGCTGCCGGCCGGCCAGCGCACCTCTACCGCGAAGCGCAACAAAGGCTCGCCGAAACTGGATGGGCCTTTCACCAACACCTTGCTGATGTGCCCGTCGCTGGTGCGCACCAAGCTGAAATGCAGAACCGGAGCGGAACCGCTGTAAGGGGAAAGCAGAGGGAAATCATTGCGGTCGGCCAGATTGACCTGGGCAAGGTCTTCGATGTTTTCGTTGACGACCGGTATCTCCGCGGAAAACGACTCCCCATCCGCAGACATCACGCGTATGGGCCCCAGCCCGGCATGGGCCGAGTAAATGCCGCCCATGCCTGCCAGCAAGAGCGCCAGACCCGTTTTGCGAAAATTTGCAGCCATCGTTGATGTTCCCAATCTTTATGCGTG
This genomic window from Chromobacterium violaceum ATCC 12472 contains:
- a CDS encoding type IV pilus assembly protein FimV; the encoded protein is MAANFRKTGLALLLAGMGGIYSAHAGLGPIRVMSADGESFSAEIPVVNENIEDLAQVNLADRNDFPLLSPYSGSAPVLHFSLVRTSDGHISKVLVKGPSSFGEPLLRFAVEVRWPAGSLVREFEVDYKRDGPRRKDPPPAGGDDGKRHAATPDQGTRLDGAGLGDIRVSSRLGERLAAELPLLGGAFDKSEQLRVSILPDPSQGAAMKEQLSLVASITHQLDRSTDGRRMLLLSSSQPITQARLSFRVEVVAGNVRAQKTYSLALDGAAAQGSEQARAAAKPEPKSAPRQAAEHALDGKVYHVNKGDTLSAIAMRVRGHARGEDVAGRLLRDNPDAFIRGDANRLLAGAELRYPASWAMRDAVDREEGGRPEAAAKPGSMAKLLAEGHQADQAKSASSRTEAHPEAKPAAAPAVKPEAKAVAKPAVKAASSPAALAAERRMRDLLMKQDQALKQTEQRAKALEEQIRALQQTKSKPEADEAPASPTARKQEADVSAKPAPAEPKPAIAKPEAPAAKREEHPSPPVGFMPAASAPQAPPQLAQPVERKPEPAAQAKPQAERGVAAEAMAALSDRDVLIKLGGAAAALGLVALLLMRRRRAAAEGGESAGHADGGDQSATMQLKPLTSLMSSLKKGEGIDLDSVDVMAEVEVYLAYGRQDQALLILREGLDKEPQRQDLRYKLLEVLASQSDKAAFIEEAATAKRMFGKDSTMWQRVCELGRAAAPDHPLFEREAGAEPPSASLTAAAPEPRPAVSAPPPGPAAAPAPPSVPPADPAPAAPPAAASAVVEEDAEKMELAKLYMEMGDKETAELLMREAQHGR